One window from the genome of Pungitius pungitius chromosome 14, fPunPun2.1, whole genome shotgun sequence encodes:
- the mrps26 gene encoding 28S ribosomal protein S26, mitochondrial, with translation MLQAVGGRSVQATRLLAGRRAVLVEAVRGRKSRTDTVAKSKQGRIKVPPPVDPTEMVVLKERYAEYEMITRALRLEFKEEVLRKKYEEETGSMAEERSRQEAEEHRALMAFNDQENLRLLQRRVLRIQMEKEEAERKQVEAVLQREEQQQEFIKEKEREILKLQEEAKNFITLENLDQRIEEALDSPKNYNFAIDKEGRVVKQTMLQ, from the exons ATGTTGCAGGCAGTTGGCGGGAGGAGCGTCCAGGCGACCCGGCTCTTGGCCGGCAGGAGGGCCGTGCTCGTCGAGGCGGTGCGGGGGAGAAAGTCCCGCACCGACACGGTGGCCAAGTCCAAACAAGGGCGCATCAAGGTGCCCCCCCCGGTCGACCCGACGGAGATGGTCGTCCTGAAGGAGAGGTACGCGGAGTACGAGATGATCACCAGGGCGCTGCG TCTGGAGTTTAAGGAAGAAGTGCTTCGGAAGAAGTACGAGGAGGAGACGGGCTCCATGGCGGAGGAGAGGTCGAggcaggaggcggaggagcaTCGCGCCCTCATGGCCTTCAACGACCAGGAGAACCTCCGCTTGCTCCAACGACG ggtgtTGAGGATCCAGATGGAAAAGGAGGAAGCTGAGCGCAAGCAGGTGGAAGCTGTCCTTCAGCGAGAAGAACAGCAGCAGGAATTcatcaaagagaaggagagggagatcCTGAAGTTACAG GAGGAAGCAAAGAACTTCATCACTTTGGAGAACCTGGATCAGCGTATCGAGGAAGCTCTGGACAGTCCGAAGAATTACAACTTTGCCATCGACAAAGAGGGGCGCGTTGTTAAACAGACGATGCTGCAGTGA